One Candidatus Methylacidithermus pantelleriae genomic window carries:
- a CDS encoding SDR family oxidoreductase — translation MQTVLVTGGTGFVGRNLVPRLRQAGFEVRIFTRYRDKGQALQSQYGCAFFEGSPYDLSRLAKACEGASAVIHLVGAVTETPQAPFEDVHTRLTRLVVEAACQKGVRRFLHVSALGARPYSLCRYYRSKWQAEQCVQASPLDWTILRPSVIFGKGDRFTTRIAQLVESFSASLLLKTLPLPGGGVSFLQPVAVWDVAEVCLRALGHPDAIGRTLVVAGPQRLSLRAIVEEIFAAVGVPSQTPRSSPLAATLRRWSEALGGVVLAVAGSGLLGVSPSLAFPSILLGLSFLLHATCDPTWLLPPVPWPVSYAAAWLAERCVGPRLLSVSELCVLEEGSWGDPTPTAELLGIHWTPFSEGIRRYLPL, via the coding sequence ATGCAAACCGTTCTTGTTACCGGTGGAACCGGGTTTGTTGGAAGGAATTTGGTTCCTCGCTTGCGCCAGGCTGGGTTTGAGGTCCGGATCTTTACGCGCTACCGGGACAAGGGCCAGGCGCTCCAGTCCCAATACGGGTGCGCCTTCTTTGAGGGAAGTCCCTATGACCTTTCGAGGTTGGCCAAGGCGTGCGAAGGCGCTAGCGCGGTGATCCACTTAGTCGGTGCCGTGACTGAGACCCCCCAGGCTCCCTTCGAGGACGTTCACACTCGCCTCACCCGCTTGGTCGTGGAAGCAGCTTGCCAAAAAGGGGTTCGCCGTTTTCTTCACGTTAGTGCCTTAGGGGCTCGTCCCTATTCTCTCTGTCGGTATTACCGCAGCAAGTGGCAAGCCGAGCAATGCGTCCAAGCAAGCCCTCTGGATTGGACCATCCTCCGGCCCAGTGTGATCTTTGGCAAAGGGGATCGCTTCACCACTCGGATCGCCCAGCTCGTCGAGTCTTTTTCCGCATCCCTTCTCCTTAAGACATTACCCCTTCCCGGGGGAGGGGTTAGCTTTCTCCAACCGGTTGCAGTTTGGGACGTGGCCGAGGTTTGCCTGCGCGCCCTGGGGCATCCCGATGCGATTGGTCGGACCCTCGTGGTGGCCGGACCTCAGCGGCTTTCCCTTCGGGCCATTGTCGAAGAAATTTTCGCCGCGGTGGGAGTTCCCTCGCAAACGCCTCGTTCATCCCCCCTGGCAGCAACGCTTCGTAGATGGTCGGAAGCCCTAGGCGGCGTGGTTTTGGCTGTTGCAGGTAGTGGGCTTCTTGGGGTTTCCCCTTCCCTCGCTTTCCCTTCGATCCTTTTGGGGCTCTCTTTCCTGCTTCACGCCACTTGCGATCCTACTTGGCTTCTTCCCCCCGTTCCGTGGCCTGTGAGCTACGCGGCGGCATGGCTTGCGGAACGGTGTGTGGGACCGCGGCTTCTTTCCGTTTCCGAGCTCTGCGTACTGGAAGAGGGAAGCTGGGGCGACCCGACACCAACGGCCGAGCTTCTCGGCATTCACTGGACGCCTTTTTCGGAGGGCATCCGTCGTTACCTTCCGTTGTGA